One Allostreptomyces psammosilenae DNA segment encodes these proteins:
- a CDS encoding LOG family protein: MRRGQIQDETTDQRLLDSRGPTDWVHSDPWRVLRIQSEFVEGFGALAELGPAISVFGSARTPEGSTEYVAGVKIGSALANAGYAVITGGGPGAMEAANRGAVEAGGVSVGLGIELPFEQGLNEYVDIGINFRYFFVRKTMFVKYSQGFVVLPGGFGTLDELFEALTLVQTRKVTRFPVILFGSDYWRGLLDWVTHTLVADGKASKADLELIHLTDDVDEVMELLRTATATRVIPERPE; encoded by the coding sequence ATGCGGCGGGGCCAGATCCAGGACGAGACCACCGACCAGCGGCTGCTGGACAGCCGGGGCCCGACGGACTGGGTGCACTCGGACCCGTGGCGGGTGCTGCGGATCCAGTCGGAGTTCGTCGAGGGCTTCGGCGCGCTCGCCGAGCTCGGCCCCGCGATCAGCGTCTTCGGCTCGGCGCGCACCCCCGAGGGCAGCACGGAGTACGTGGCCGGGGTGAAGATCGGCTCGGCGCTGGCGAACGCCGGCTACGCGGTGATCACCGGCGGCGGCCCGGGGGCCATGGAGGCGGCCAACCGCGGGGCCGTCGAGGCCGGCGGCGTCTCGGTGGGACTCGGCATCGAGCTGCCGTTCGAGCAGGGCCTGAACGAGTACGTCGACATCGGCATCAACTTCCGCTACTTCTTCGTGCGCAAGACGATGTTCGTCAAGTACTCGCAGGGCTTCGTGGTGCTCCCGGGCGGCTTCGGCACGCTGGACGAGCTCTTCGAGGCGCTCACCCTGGTGCAGACCCGCAAGGTGACCCGCTTCCCGGTGATCCTCTTCGGCAGCGACTACTGGCGCGGCCTGCTCGACTGGGTGACCCACACGCTGGTCGCCGACGGCAAGGCGTCCAAGGCGGACCTGGAGCTGATCCACCTGACCGACGACGTCGACGAGGTGATGGAGCTGCTCCGCACCGCGACCGCGACCCGCGTCATCCCGGAGCGGCCCGAGTAG
- the folP gene encoding dihydropteroate synthase, with translation MAIINRTPDSFFDRGANFTDQAAMAAVERAVAAGAAIVDIGGVKAGPGAEVTAEEEAARTVPFVAEVRASFPHVVVSVDTWRAEVGDAVCRAGADVLNDAWGGVDPGLAEVAARHRAGLVCTHAGHRPVRPRTRPHRVGYDDVMADILEVVVGLAERAAALGVPRESILIDPGHDFGKNTRHSLEATRRLGEMTATDWPVLVSLSNKDFVGETLDLPVDERLLGTLAATAVSAWLGARVYRAHQVAETRQVLDMVAAIRGTREPSVARRGLA, from the coding sequence ATGGCGATCATCAACCGCACCCCCGACTCCTTCTTCGACCGCGGCGCCAACTTCACCGACCAGGCCGCGATGGCGGCGGTCGAACGGGCCGTCGCGGCCGGCGCCGCGATAGTCGACATCGGCGGGGTCAAGGCCGGTCCCGGCGCCGAGGTCACGGCCGAGGAGGAGGCGGCCCGCACCGTGCCGTTCGTCGCCGAGGTCCGGGCGAGCTTCCCGCACGTGGTGGTGAGCGTGGACACCTGGCGCGCCGAGGTCGGCGACGCCGTCTGCCGGGCCGGCGCCGACGTGCTCAACGACGCCTGGGGCGGCGTCGACCCGGGGCTCGCCGAGGTGGCCGCCCGCCACCGCGCCGGCCTGGTGTGCACCCACGCCGGCCACCGCCCGGTCCGGCCGCGCACCCGCCCGCACCGCGTCGGCTACGACGACGTCATGGCGGACATCCTCGAGGTGGTCGTCGGCCTCGCCGAGCGCGCGGCGGCCCTCGGCGTGCCGCGCGAGTCGATCCTCATCGACCCCGGGCACGACTTCGGCAAGAACACCCGCCACTCGCTGGAGGCCACCCGCCGGCTCGGCGAGATGACCGCCACCGACTGGCCGGTGCTGGTCTCGCTCTCGAACAAGGACTTCGTCGGCGAGACGCTGGACCTGCCGGTGGACGAGCGGCTGCTCGGCACCCTGGCCGCCACCGCCGTCTCCGCCTGGCTCGGCGCCCGCGTCTACCGCGCCCACCAGGTCGCCGAGACCCGGCAGGTCCTGGACATGGTGGCGGCGATCCGCGGGACGCGGGAGCCGAGCGTGGCCCGCCGGGGCCTGGCCTGA
- a CDS encoding DivIVA domain-containing protein gives MLWFMVAALAVVVAAVAVVVLGAGGSLPDAEVDHARPQPPSGRLLSPQDVDGVRFTVAPRGYRMDEVDALLDRLAGELALREARIADLEEAVTAAGRSEAGTAGSATGAGHPTGGNGVTGGEGATGGEGVATSQDASGAERDRRAAAEQGIEQE, from the coding sequence GTGTTGTGGTTCATGGTCGCGGCGCTGGCCGTGGTGGTGGCCGCGGTCGCGGTGGTGGTGCTGGGCGCGGGCGGCTCGCTGCCGGACGCCGAGGTCGACCACGCCCGCCCGCAGCCGCCGTCCGGCCGACTGCTGTCGCCGCAGGACGTGGACGGCGTGCGGTTCACGGTGGCGCCGCGCGGCTACCGGATGGACGAGGTGGACGCGCTGCTGGACCGGCTGGCCGGCGAGCTGGCGCTGCGCGAGGCGCGGATCGCCGACCTGGAGGAGGCGGTCACCGCCGCCGGCCGGTCGGAGGCCGGGACGGCCGGGTCCGCGACCGGCGCCGGCCACCCGACCGGGGGGAACGGCGTGACCGGCGGGGAGGGTGCGACGGGCGGGGAGGGCGTCGCGACCTCGCAGGACGCCTCCGGGGCGGAGCGGGACCGGCGTGCGGCGGCCGAGCAGGGGATCGAACAGGAGTGA
- a CDS encoding DUF3117 domain-containing protein — protein sequence MAAMKPRTGDGPLEVTKEGRGIVMRVPLEGGGRLVVELSTDEADALGEALRNACG from the coding sequence ATGGCGGCCATGAAGCCGCGGACGGGCGACGGCCCGCTCGAGGTGACCAAGGAAGGGCGGGGCATCGTCATGCGAGTTCCGCTCGAGGGCGGCGGCCGGCTGGTCGTGGAGCTGTCCACGGACGAGGCGGATGCCCTCGGCGAGGCACTGCGCAACGCCTGCGGCTGA
- a CDS encoding zf-HC2 domain-containing protein, which translates to MSRWAEEALGADDARHPSGSAPTAARPAGVPAGAEVRQCAVDVTVQVAGMSSNGHLGDRLSAFVDGELQHGARERVLAHLAGCEACRAEADGLRRTKAALDALVPELPSDSLMERLLGLAGPGGGRPLGGGPTAPLGVADQQPDDHHPGPADRSDPAGGGAPSDADREGARRRPDGPAGTDRTEALDQSDRPDRRFGRDGSERPGGPGRAERGRGQSGGATVLPFPPLRPRPAAAAAARGHRLAMAAAGAVSAAAVAIGGLTTGMLPSVALERPLSDQGGATARTGGNALTGGSGTGFGGTPPLLPSASIAGQSDSGSTTSQLSGYGSYLSGGAYGYRTLPALAERTAALSGAADGFVDVSERVKRSLNGWAPLGLGAETVPELGGPGLE; encoded by the coding sequence GTGAGCCGCTGGGCGGAGGAGGCGCTGGGGGCCGACGACGCTCGGCATCCCTCCGGCTCCGCCCCCACCGCCGCGCGCCCAGCGGGCGTGCCGGCGGGTGCCGAGGTGCGCCAGTGCGCGGTGGACGTCACGGTCCAGGTGGCCGGGATGTCCTCCAACGGACACCTCGGTGACCGGCTCTCCGCCTTCGTGGACGGCGAGCTCCAGCACGGTGCTCGGGAACGCGTGCTCGCCCACCTGGCCGGCTGCGAGGCCTGCCGCGCGGAGGCGGACGGCCTGCGCCGCACCAAGGCCGCGCTCGACGCCCTGGTGCCCGAGCTCCCCTCCGACAGCCTGATGGAACGCCTGCTGGGGCTCGCCGGGCCCGGCGGCGGGCGCCCGCTCGGCGGCGGCCCCACCGCGCCGCTGGGCGTCGCCGACCAGCAGCCCGACGACCACCACCCCGGCCCGGCGGACCGCTCGGACCCGGCCGGCGGCGGAGCGCCGTCGGACGCCGACCGGGAAGGCGCCCGACGCCGCCCCGACGGCCCGGCGGGCACCGACCGCACGGAGGCCCTCGACCAGTCCGACCGGCCCGACCGGCGGTTCGGCAGGGACGGGTCGGAGCGGCCCGGAGGCCCAGGGCGCGCCGAGCGCGGTCGCGGGCAGTCCGGCGGGGCGACGGTGCTGCCGTTCCCCCCGCTGCGTCCGCGCCCCGCCGCGGCCGCCGCCGCACGCGGCCACCGCCTGGCGATGGCGGCCGCCGGAGCCGTCTCGGCCGCGGCCGTCGCCATCGGCGGCCTGACCACCGGGATGCTGCCGAGCGTGGCGCTGGAACGGCCGCTGTCCGACCAGGGCGGCGCCACGGCCAGGACCGGCGGGAACGCGTTGACCGGCGGATCGGGCACGGGCTTCGGCGGGACGCCCCCGCTGCTGCCGAGCGCCTCGATCGCGGGGCAGTCCGACTCGGGAAGCACCACCAGCCAGCTGTCCGGCTACGGGAGCTACCTGTCCGGCGGGGCGTACGGGTACCGCACACTGCCCGCCCTCGCCGAGCGGACGGCCGCACTCTCCGGCGCCGCGGACGGCTTCGTGGACGTCTCGGAACGGGTCAAGCGCTCGCTCAACGGCTGGGCACCCCTCGGCCTCGGTGCGGAGACCGTCCCGGAGCTGGGCGGGCCCGGGCTGGAGTAG
- a CDS encoding trypsin-like peptidase domain-containing protein: MAQEERGAGRWWNRRKGTETPQDAVPTGGLPTGGLPTGPATPVGPHAGHSGGAAPGGAPDPRWTPATHGPARSEGATAPSQQPSAPAAQEPVAPPSAAPSSAARPGHDDTAQTAAPNPVDPASAPASSSAAPAPSGPDAAAEPREAVEGTSAGSSSAGADDPTAQDPWAHTRHHASTTTTGAWATPGARRPLPLGGSKDTPPYGLPATPEAPGGNQAFPPPGGYGGAPGAAPAPYGPPAAGPGPAPQGAPGPHGAPPAGHGAPHPGHNGPHPGHSGPHPLPARPAPYPYPPAAPGGPGGPGGPHPMPGPAGRPYHPLDAALAVPYAAPTPRGGGQVSRRSAVVIALALSLVTGLAGGFAGATMAGDDAPPVHLAQQGSGAGEERAADSVGGIAQRVLPGVVYISVRDSQGEGSGTGFVLDTEGHILTNNHVVGGAASGGEISVTFDGGQTVEAEVVGADAGYDLAVIRVSNVHGLTPLPLGDSEEVAVGDPVIAIGAPFGLQGTVTSGIISAVDRPVTAGGETDPSDVSYVNALQTDAPINPGNSGGPLVNAAGQVVGINTAIRSAGGGLDPYGNSEAGSIGLGFAIPVNEARRVAEQLINDGHAVHPVIGVVLDMGYTGNGARILDGTSSEGGEPITPGGPGDQAGLQPGDVITAVAGEAVASGDELIVRIRSHEPGDVVEFTVQRDGEELRLPVTLGSSS, translated from the coding sequence ATGGCCCAGGAAGAGCGCGGCGCCGGTCGCTGGTGGAACCGTCGCAAGGGCACGGAGACCCCGCAGGACGCGGTGCCGACCGGCGGACTGCCGACCGGCGGCCTCCCCACGGGGCCGGCGACGCCGGTGGGCCCGCACGCCGGGCACTCCGGCGGCGCGGCACCCGGTGGCGCGCCGGATCCGCGCTGGACGCCGGCCACCCACGGGCCGGCGCGGAGCGAGGGCGCCACGGCCCCGTCGCAGCAGCCCTCCGCACCCGCCGCACAGGAGCCCGTCGCCCCGCCGTCGGCCGCCCCGTCGTCCGCCGCGCGGCCGGGGCATGACGACACCGCGCAGACGGCCGCTCCCAACCCCGTGGACCCCGCCTCCGCCCCGGCCTCCTCCTCCGCCGCCCCAGCCCCCTCCGGGCCGGACGCGGCGGCCGAGCCGCGCGAAGCCGTGGAGGGGACCTCCGCCGGCTCGTCCTCCGCCGGTGCGGACGACCCCACCGCCCAGGACCCCTGGGCGCACACCCGGCACCACGCCTCGACGACCACCACGGGCGCCTGGGCCACTCCCGGGGCGCGCCGCCCGCTGCCGCTCGGCGGCTCCAAGGACACCCCGCCGTACGGCCTGCCGGCCACCCCCGAGGCCCCCGGCGGCAACCAGGCGTTCCCCCCGCCCGGGGGCTACGGCGGCGCCCCGGGCGCCGCGCCCGCCCCCTACGGTCCGCCGGCCGCCGGGCCCGGACCCGCGCCGCAGGGCGCGCCGGGGCCGCACGGCGCCCCGCCCGCGGGCCACGGCGCCCCGCACCCCGGCCACAACGGACCCCACCCGGGCCACAGCGGCCCGCACCCCCTGCCGGCCCGCCCGGCCCCCTACCCGTACCCCCCGGCGGCCCCGGGCGGGCCCGGAGGGCCGGGAGGCCCGCACCCGATGCCGGGCCCGGCGGGCCGCCCCTACCACCCCCTGGACGCCGCCCTCGCCGTGCCGTACGCCGCGCCCACCCCGCGCGGCGGCGGTCAGGTCTCCCGCCGTTCCGCGGTCGTCATCGCGCTGGCGCTCTCCCTGGTCACCGGCCTGGCGGGGGGCTTCGCCGGCGCGACGATGGCCGGTGACGACGCGCCGCCGGTGCACCTGGCCCAGCAGGGCTCCGGCGCCGGCGAGGAGCGCGCCGCTGACTCGGTGGGCGGGATAGCCCAGCGCGTGCTGCCCGGCGTGGTCTACATCTCGGTGCGGGACTCCCAGGGCGAGGGCAGCGGCACCGGCTTCGTGCTGGACACCGAGGGCCACATCCTCACCAACAACCACGTGGTCGGCGGGGCGGCCTCCGGTGGCGAGATCTCGGTCACCTTCGACGGCGGCCAGACCGTCGAGGCGGAGGTGGTCGGCGCGGACGCGGGCTACGACCTCGCGGTGATCCGGGTCTCCAACGTGCACGGCCTCACCCCGCTGCCGCTCGGCGACTCCGAGGAGGTGGCGGTCGGCGACCCGGTGATCGCCATCGGCGCGCCCTTCGGCCTCCAGGGCACCGTCACGTCCGGCATCATCAGCGCCGTCGACCGTCCGGTGACCGCCGGTGGGGAGACCGACCCGTCCGACGTGTCCTACGTCAACGCGCTGCAGACCGACGCCCCGATCAACCCCGGCAACTCCGGCGGGCCGCTGGTCAACGCGGCGGGCCAGGTCGTGGGCATCAACACCGCCATCCGCTCCGCCGGCGGCGGCCTGGATCCGTACGGCAACAGCGAGGCCGGCTCGATCGGCCTGGGCTTCGCGATCCCGGTCAACGAGGCCCGGAGGGTCGCCGAGCAGCTGATCAACGACGGCCACGCGGTGCACCCGGTGATCGGCGTGGTGCTCGACATGGGCTACACCGGAAACGGCGCGCGGATCCTGGACGGCACCTCCTCCGAGGGCGGCGAGCCGATCACCCCCGGCGGCCCCGGCGACCAGGCCGGCCTGCAGCCGGGCGACGTGATCACGGCGGTGGCGGGTGAGGCGGTCGCCTCGGGCGACGAGCTGATCGTCCGCATCCGCAGCCACGAACCGGGGGACGTGGTGGAGTTCACGGTCCAGCGCGACGGGGAGGAGCTGCGGCTGCCCGTCACCCTGGGTTCCAGCTCCTGA
- a CDS encoding sec-independent translocase, which produces MVALGVLAIVIFGPERLPKVISEVARFIRRVRAFSDSAREDIRRELGPEFKDFEFEDLNPRTFVRKNLLEPADVDLREIRELGSSLRDDIEESVTGVAKASPTTSAAGGGKTVLTKGGGATGAAGSAGAGSGEVSLVKPGERPPFDVDAT; this is translated from the coding sequence ATGGTCGCGCTCGGCGTGCTGGCCATCGTCATCTTCGGGCCCGAACGGCTGCCCAAGGTGATATCGGAGGTCGCCCGCTTCATCCGCCGGGTGCGGGCCTTCTCCGACAGCGCCCGCGAGGACATCCGCCGGGAGCTGGGCCCGGAGTTCAAGGACTTCGAGTTCGAGGACCTCAACCCGCGCACGTTCGTCCGCAAGAACCTGCTGGAGCCCGCCGACGTGGACCTGCGGGAGATCCGCGAGCTGGGCAGCTCGCTGCGCGACGACATCGAGGAGAGCGTCACCGGTGTCGCCAAGGCGAGCCCGACGACGTCCGCGGCCGGCGGCGGGAAGACCGTGCTGACCAAGGGCGGCGGCGCCACCGGTGCGGCCGGCTCGGCCGGCGCCGGCTCGGGCGAGGTCAGCCTGGTCAAGCCCGGCGAGCGCCCGCCGTTCGACGTCGACGCCACCTGA